The following proteins come from a genomic window of Pyricularia oryzae 70-15 unplaced genomic scaffold supercont8.8_1, whole genome shotgun sequence:
- a CDS encoding epoxide hydrolase 1, translated as MSVTPYKINVPEDKITRLKQKLAAAELPDELEDAGWDMGSPLADVKRLAKYWRDEFDWRQAEAELNQMPQFTTTMQIEGFDPIELHFVHAKSSRPNAVPLLFCHGWPGSFEEVSKLLPLLVDGGGSDDKPAFDVVAPSLPGFGFSSGVKKRGFSAMEMAEVSNKLMTEVLGYDQYVTQGGDLGYFVTRCMGYSFPEHCRASHYNVAGPQPPSETYFPELYKQDQAAPRTQAELEGLARSEWFQKEGSGYRMLHMSKPQTPGYALTDSPVGLLAWIYEKLHDWSDGCPFTDYDVCKWVSIYWFSRAGPAASLRIYYEMAHETRPVSSGTITFATYLEGVKLGFGLFPKDLAVLPLLWNKTLGDVVLNKLHESGGHFASFERPQELAADLYEMFGQGGAAYAVVKGRTGYA; from the coding sequence ATGTCTGTGACGCCGTACAAGATCAACGTCCCCGAGGACAAAATAACTCGACTCAAGCAAAAGCTGGCTGCCGCCGAGCTGCCGGATGAGCTCGAGGACGCGGGCTGGGACATGGGGTCTCCGCTGGCCGACGTCAAGCGGCTGGCCAAGTACTGGCGCGACGAGTTCGACTGGCGGCAGGCCGAGGCGGAGCTCAACCAGATGCCGCAgttcacgacgacgatgcaGATCGAGGGCTTCGACCCGATAGAGTTGCACTTTGTGCACGCCAAGAGCAGCCGGCCCAACGCGGTGCCGCTGCTCTTCTGCCACGGGTGGCCCGGTTCGTTCGAGGAGGTCTCcaagctgctgccgctgctggtggACGGAGGCGGCAGCGACGACAAGCCCGCGTTTGACGTGGTGGCGCCGTCCCTGCCCGGGTTTGGCTTCTCGTCCGGGGTGAAGAAGCGGGGCTTCTCGGCGATGGAGATGGCCGAGGTCTCCAACAAGCTCATGACCGAGGTGCTGGGCTACGACCAGTACGTGACCCAGGGCGGCGACCTCGGGTACTTTGTCACCAGGTGCATGGGATACAGCTTCCCGGAGCACTGCCGGGCGAGCCACTACAACGTCGCCGGCCCGCAGCCGCCCAGCGAGACGTACTTTCCAGAGCTGTACAAGCAAGACCAGGCGGCGCCGCGGACGCAGGCGGAACTCGAGGGTCTCGCGCGCAGCGAGTGGTTCCAAAAGGAGGGCTCGGGCTACAGGATGCTGCACATGAGCAAGCCGCAGACGCCCGGGTACGCGCTGACCGACTCGCCGGtggggctgctggcctggatCTACGAGAAGCTGCACGACTGGAGCGACGGCTGCCCCTTTACCGACTACGACGTGTGCAAGTGGGTCAGCATCTACTGGTTCAGCAGGGCCGGTCCCGCGGCGTCGCTGCGCATCTACTACGAGATGGCGCACGAGACGAGGCCCGTCTCCTCCGGCACCATCACCTTTGCCACCTACCTCGAGGGCGTCAAGCTGGGCTTCGGCCTGTTCCCCAAGGACCTCGCCGTCCTGCCGCTGCTTTGGAACAAGACCCTGGGCGACGTGGTGCTCAACAAGCTGCACGAGTCGGGCGGCCACTTTGCCTCCTTTGAGAGGCCCCAGGAGCTCGCTGCTGACTTGTACGAGATGTTTGGCCAAGGTGGGGCCGCCTATGCAGTGGTAAAGGGCAGGACGGGATATGCTTGA